One Prevotella melaninogenica DNA window includes the following coding sequences:
- a CDS encoding IS982 family transposase codes for MITKDKITEIFCIADDFCKEFELETDKIGLSEKNKGCHRHRRWRMSKSEIITILICFHFNSYRNFRHYYTFFVKEHLADLFPNQLSYNRFLELEARVSVEMMMFLQICCFGRCTGISFMDSTCIPVCHNKCICRNKVFRNYATRGKSTMGWYFGFKLHLICNERGEILNFMLTKANVDDRDENVFNRLTDNVFGKLFADKGYISQGLFERLFNDGINLVTGIRSNMKNKLMPLYDRLLLRKRSVIETINDELKNVAQLVHSRHRSIFNFAMNVLSAIAAYSFFEKKPAVNIDFAIEQHSGQLTLF; via the coding sequence ATGATTACCAAGGACAAAATTACTGAAATTTTCTGTATTGCAGATGACTTTTGCAAAGAATTTGAGTTAGAAACTGATAAAATAGGTCTCTCAGAAAAGAATAAAGGATGTCATCGCCATCGTAGGTGGCGTATGAGTAAGTCTGAAATCATAACGATATTAATTTGCTTCCACTTTAATTCCTATCGTAATTTTCGTCACTATTATACCTTTTTCGTAAAAGAGCATTTAGCAGATTTATTTCCAAATCAATTGTCTTATAATCGTTTTCTTGAATTAGAGGCAAGAGTCTCTGTAGAGATGATGATGTTCCTGCAGATATGTTGTTTTGGGAGGTGTACTGGTATTAGTTTTATGGATTCAACTTGTATTCCAGTTTGCCATAATAAATGTATTTGTCGCAATAAGGTTTTTAGAAATTATGCAACAAGGGGTAAGAGTACAATGGGATGGTATTTTGGATTCAAACTACATCTTATCTGTAATGAAAGAGGTGAGATTCTAAACTTTATGCTTACTAAAGCAAATGTTGATGACCGAGACGAAAATGTATTTAACAGGTTGACAGACAATGTGTTTGGTAAATTGTTTGCAGACAAAGGGTACATTTCTCAAGGATTATTTGAGCGATTGTTCAATGATGGAATAAATTTAGTTACTGGCATTAGGAGTAACATGAAAAACAAACTAATGCCACTTTATGATAGACTTCTTCTAAGGAAAAGATCTGTAATAGAGACTATCAATGATGAGCTAAAGAATGTAGCTCAATTAGTGCATTCAAGGCATAGAAGCATATTTAATTTCGCAATGAATGTTCTCTCTGCTATTGCAGCTTACAGCTTCTTTGAGAAGAAGCCAGCAGTGAACATAGACTTTGCTATAGAGCAACATTCGGGACAGCTTACATTATTCTAA
- a CDS encoding IS5 family transposase: protein MYKVLDKDTIKNEILPHLSVAKRGYICQSCLSEVIQCILYKLKTGCQWYMLPVSSFFTAKVLHYKTVYGHFRKWCKKGEWQKVWTILLGRYKSFLDMSSIDLDGSHTTALRGGDCQSYQGRKKSKTTNAIYVTDRQGIPLAISTPVAGSHNDLYNISEVVKEVFSQLTKSDISTDGLFLNADAGFDAKEFRHMCLRMGVFANVAFNYRAGGGQDCYLFDDILYKERYSIERTNAWLDSYRSLLNRFDVTLTSWQAWNYIAFIVILMKKVKKKQKSR from the coding sequence ATGTACAAAGTACTGGACAAAGATACAATAAAAAATGAAATTCTACCTCATTTATCAGTAGCAAAACGTGGATATATTTGCCAAAGCTGCCTGTCCGAGGTAATTCAATGTATTCTTTATAAGCTTAAGACTGGTTGCCAATGGTATATGCTTCCAGTTTCATCGTTCTTCACAGCAAAGGTTCTTCATTACAAAACCGTATACGGACATTTTCGCAAATGGTGTAAGAAAGGAGAATGGCAAAAAGTGTGGACAATACTTCTAGGCCGTTATAAATCTTTCTTGGATATGTCAAGTATAGATTTGGATGGCAGCCATACTACAGCATTACGTGGTGGAGATTGTCAGAGCTATCAGGGACGCAAGAAGAGCAAGACTACAAATGCTATTTATGTAACTGACCGTCAGGGAATACCACTCGCCATATCCACTCCAGTTGCAGGTTCTCACAATGATTTGTACAATATTTCAGAAGTGGTTAAAGAAGTATTCTCACAACTCACAAAGTCTGATATTTCTACTGATGGATTATTTCTCAATGCTGATGCGGGATTCGATGCAAAAGAGTTTAGACACATGTGCCTAAGAATGGGTGTGTTTGCAAATGTAGCATTTAATTATAGAGCAGGGGGTGGGCAAGATTGCTATTTGTTTGACGATATACTGTATAAAGAAAGGTACAGCATAGAAAGAACAAATGCGTGGTTGGATTCATACAGAAGTCTGTTGAACAGATTTGATGTTACTTTGACCAGTTGGCAAGCATGGAATTATATAGCATTTATTGTTATTCTGATGAAGAAAGTGAAAAAGAAACAAAAGTCAAGATAA
- a CDS encoding glycoside hydrolase family 10 protein yields MKKLFLFTLLCVITMTTQAQTNLSDYLTKRMPKRETRAVWLTTLASLDWPKNYARSEESIKLQKQELIDILDKYQKANINTVLLQARVRAATIYPSDIEPWDQCITGVEGKAPGYGYDPLGFAVEECHKRGMEIHAWIATIPVGAKNSLGCRTLMKKGFRIRNFSTGSYLDPADPGVAPYLASICGEIVRKYDVDGINLDYIRYPDGWPRPSYRDGDTPDQRRSNITAIVRAIHDEVKAIKPWVKMSCSPIGKHADLSRYSSKNFNAHDRVSQEAQEWMRLGLMDQLYPMQYFRGDNYYPFVADWVENAYKREIVTGLGTYFLDPREGNWTLGDLTRQMYVSRDLGVGHAHFRSYFLTANKQGVYDFEKQFNATLSLPHKMQGVVSTAAMPYAVNSSLGERREDKSVILRWKAVTPYYNIYASYTYPVDTEDARNLLFARYTGQTLQLKNVNPNLYFAVRGMDRYGLETPALQENIKSSTLSKSPDTLLANDGNTLTLPAAAKLADADRYVILSLQGVILRIVNAKSVRNNQLYIGSLSDGMYSLKVYNHKKKSFTLGAFMVKRGS; encoded by the coding sequence ATGAAGAAGCTTTTTTTATTTACGCTCCTTTGCGTAATAACGATGACAACACAAGCACAGACGAATCTCTCCGACTATCTTACGAAGCGAATGCCGAAGCGGGAGACGCGTGCCGTATGGCTGACGACACTTGCCAGTCTTGATTGGCCGAAGAACTACGCACGGTCGGAAGAAAGCATCAAACTGCAAAAGCAGGAACTCATTGACATTCTCGATAAATACCAGAAGGCAAATATCAACACCGTACTCTTGCAGGCGCGTGTGCGTGCAGCTACGATTTATCCGTCGGATATTGAGCCTTGGGACCAGTGTATCACAGGCGTTGAGGGTAAGGCACCAGGTTATGGCTACGACCCACTCGGCTTTGCCGTAGAGGAATGTCACAAACGTGGCATGGAAATTCACGCATGGATAGCGACGATTCCGGTGGGTGCAAAAAACTCATTGGGCTGTAGAACGCTGATGAAGAAGGGCTTTCGAATTAGAAACTTCTCAACGGGTTCTTATCTCGACCCTGCCGATCCCGGTGTTGCACCTTACCTTGCCTCTATCTGTGGAGAGATTGTAAGAAAGTATGATGTGGATGGTATCAACCTCGACTATATCCGTTACCCTGATGGATGGCCACGTCCTTCTTACCGTGATGGCGATACACCCGACCAGCGTCGTAGCAATATCACAGCCATTGTGCGTGCTATTCATGACGAGGTGAAGGCTATCAAACCGTGGGTGAAGATGTCGTGCTCGCCAATCGGTAAGCATGCCGACCTCAGTCGTTATAGTTCAAAGAATTTCAATGCCCACGATCGTGTTTCACAAGAGGCGCAGGAGTGGATGAGATTAGGGTTGATGGACCAGCTCTATCCGATGCAATACTTCCGTGGCGACAACTATTATCCTTTTGTTGCAGACTGGGTTGAGAATGCTTATAAGCGTGAGATAGTGACAGGTTTGGGTACTTACTTCCTCGATCCACGTGAGGGTAATTGGACTTTGGGCGACCTCACCCGCCAGATGTATGTGAGTCGTGACCTCGGAGTGGGACATGCTCACTTCCGTTCTTACTTCCTCACGGCTAATAAGCAGGGTGTCTACGACTTTGAGAAGCAGTTTAATGCTACGCTTTCCCTCCCTCATAAGATGCAGGGTGTTGTGTCAACGGCTGCTATGCCATATGCTGTCAACTCCTCATTGGGAGAACGTCGAGAGGATAAGTCGGTGATCCTGAGGTGGAAGGCGGTCACTCCTTATTATAATATATACGCCAGCTACACCTATCCTGTTGATACTGAGGATGCGCGAAACCTGCTCTTTGCACGTTATACTGGGCAGACGCTGCAGTTGAAGAACGTGAATCCTAACCTCTATTTTGCGGTCAGAGGTATGGATCGTTACGGATTAGAAACGCCTGCTTTACAGGAGAATATAAAGTCTTCGACGCTTTCGAAGTCTCCTGATACACTGCTCGCTAATGATGGAAACACCCTTACCCTCCCTGCTGCAGCAAAGCTAGCGGATGCCGATCGTTATGTAATCCTCTCTTTGCAGGGTGTCATCCTCCGCATTGTTAACGCTAAATCGGTAAGAAACAACCAGTTATATATCGGCTCCCTGTCCGATGGTATGTATTCCCTCAAGGTCTATAACCACAAGAAGAAGTCCTTCACCTTAGGGGCATTTATGGTTAAGAGGGGAAGTTGA
- a CDS encoding tetratricopeptide repeat protein, which yields MNRNFLLALSLFMFLTLTPCNAQSNKKLCCGHEPDPAAIELNNQAVNAYTNHSNSPDSVKKAMTLLDRAIEKDPDYQIAYAHKAKYLKNQGDIAQALETLNAYLKRNPTEPYTLLDAGIFYEKMGNKKEAMDYYKRAEENFKRLYEEEHESPDEINRYFAIRLMEGPKKAKALYEAERDRLASTEEQRKINDVLVMSILETPREQFFK from the coding sequence ATGAATCGTAATTTTCTTTTGGCATTATCACTATTCATGTTCTTAACATTGACACCCTGCAATGCGCAGAGCAACAAGAAACTTTGTTGCGGACATGAACCTGACCCAGCTGCAATAGAATTAAACAATCAAGCAGTAAACGCATATACAAATCATTCAAACTCACCTGACTCTGTGAAGAAGGCGATGACCCTACTTGATCGTGCTATTGAGAAGGACCCCGACTATCAAATTGCCTACGCTCACAAGGCGAAATACCTCAAAAATCAGGGCGATATTGCGCAGGCATTAGAGACCCTAAATGCCTACCTCAAGCGTAACCCAACAGAGCCTTACACACTTCTTGATGCAGGTATATTCTATGAGAAGATGGGAAACAAGAAGGAGGCAATGGACTACTACAAGCGTGCTGAAGAAAACTTCAAGAGGCTATATGAGGAAGAACACGAGAGTCCAGACGAGATAAACCGATATTTTGCCATCAGGTTAATGGAGGGACCTAAAAAGGCAAAGGCACTGTATGAGGCTGAGAGAGACCGACTTGCCTCAACCGAAGAGCAACGCAAAATAAATGATGTCCTTGTGATGTCTATCCTTGAAACGCCACGTGAACAGTTTTTTAAGTAG
- a CDS encoding glycosyl hydrolase family 95 catalytic domain-containing protein, with the protein MNICKRLCAAFLLSVVCLGQVLAQGYPRISTKGNEHWYYVKYLRSNNVLEDKGEKQKCLTAVPQVMNGDRQLWKVVAAENFGRNKKYQLVSKSGHTLYVNGTNPYSSRFMAATKATDITSFHIFQSMNNSFGTGAFELGPDSTGSHAMNQVGDIKVGQEIGLWDKGDINNVLTFVSKDDMEFPYYMPVISTAANPVYYYIQFQTGNWLLSAKGDKATCQTAALHNGNLDDMLWRVSEKDGKYSFVSKSGKILYVSDSYVNAAKARNVKDTLFTMVESKNALGGFEIGKSTTGRNFFNMFQGAGEGRLISFWDLGDGGNVVRFVPAEELVPVSGIATFNPANKYTLWYTKPATNWMTSCLPIGNGQFGATLMGDVAIDDVQFNDKTLWSGKLGGLTSTAAYGYYLNFGNLYIRSRGLSKVTDYVRYLDINDAVAGVKYTMDGVAYSRTYFASNPDSCVVVRYTASQNGKINTTLTLKNQNGRNVSYTVDNNNQATITFDGQVARQDDHGATTPESYYCAARIVTDGGTITKNAKGIIEVNGANSMTVYLRGLTDFDPDAPTYVSGANRLAGRAAATVNGAQNKGYDALLAAHKTDYKSLFDRCQLTLGDVKNNIPTPQLISSYRDNQQDNLFLEELYFNYGRYLLISSSRGVSLPANLQGIWNDNNTPAWHSDIHANINVQMNYWPAEPTNLSELHRPFLDYIYREACVKPTWRRFAQDMGHVNTGWTLPTENNIYGSGTTFANTYTVANAWYCQHLWQHYTYTMDKDFLRTKAFPAMKSAVDYWFKKLVKAADGTYECPNEWSPEHGPTENATAHSQQLVWDLFNNTRKAIKVLGDDVVSKAFRDSLATYFAKLDDGCHTEVNPADGKTYLREWKYSSQFNNPSKIGVNEYKAHRHISHLMGLYPCTQISEDADKTVFEAARQSLIARGDGHGTGWSLGHKINLNARAYEGLHCHNLIKRALQQTWDTGTNEAAGGIYENLWDAHAPYQIDGNFGYTAGVAEMLLQSHNDKLVILPALPTTFWQKGSVKGLKAVGNFTVDIDWAAAKATKVQIVSNMGTTCVVKYTNVAKDYKVTTADGKTVKAKRISDDEISFPTVKGGVYVIVSNTADAIAAIQKAQDGNIASVDYYSLNGTKTSQSQSRGVYIKQMKYSNGTTSTTKVIN; encoded by the coding sequence ATGAATATCTGTAAGCGTCTTTGTGCTGCTTTTCTCTTGTCTGTCGTATGTCTCGGACAAGTTCTGGCACAAGGTTATCCTCGCATCAGTACCAAAGGCAATGAGCATTGGTATTACGTTAAGTATCTTCGTTCTAACAACGTGTTGGAAGATAAGGGCGAAAAGCAAAAGTGCCTTACTGCCGTTCCACAGGTTATGAATGGTGATCGCCAGTTATGGAAGGTGGTAGCGGCAGAGAACTTTGGTCGTAATAAGAAGTACCAGTTGGTAAGCAAGAGCGGGCATACCCTTTATGTCAATGGCACAAATCCTTATAGTTCGCGTTTTATGGCGGCTACTAAGGCTACAGATATTACCTCATTCCACATCTTCCAGAGTATGAATAATAGCTTTGGAACGGGTGCATTCGAGTTGGGACCAGACTCTACGGGTAGTCATGCGATGAATCAAGTGGGTGATATTAAGGTAGGACAGGAAATCGGATTATGGGATAAGGGAGACATCAACAACGTCTTGACCTTTGTTAGCAAGGATGACATGGAGTTTCCATACTATATGCCAGTCATCTCAACAGCTGCAAATCCTGTTTATTATTACATCCAGTTCCAGACTGGTAATTGGCTTCTGAGTGCCAAGGGGGATAAGGCAACTTGCCAAACAGCCGCATTGCATAATGGTAATCTTGATGATATGCTATGGCGTGTATCAGAGAAAGACGGCAAATACTCTTTTGTTAGCAAGAGTGGAAAGATTCTTTATGTCAGCGATTCATACGTCAACGCTGCAAAGGCTCGCAACGTGAAGGATACGCTCTTTACGATGGTGGAGTCAAAGAACGCATTGGGTGGCTTCGAGATTGGTAAGTCAACCACAGGACGTAACTTCTTTAATATGTTCCAAGGTGCTGGTGAGGGTAGGTTAATCAGCTTCTGGGACTTAGGCGATGGTGGTAATGTCGTGCGCTTCGTACCAGCAGAAGAGTTGGTTCCAGTGTCAGGTATTGCTACTTTTAACCCTGCCAACAAATATACGCTTTGGTATACAAAGCCCGCAACCAACTGGATGACCTCTTGTCTTCCTATCGGTAACGGTCAGTTTGGTGCAACTTTGATGGGCGATGTAGCCATTGACGACGTACAATTTAATGACAAGACCCTTTGGAGCGGTAAGCTCGGTGGGTTGACGAGTACGGCTGCTTATGGTTATTATCTTAACTTTGGTAACCTTTATATTCGCAGTCGTGGATTGTCAAAGGTAACAGACTACGTGCGTTACCTCGATATCAACGATGCCGTAGCAGGTGTGAAATATACGATGGATGGCGTAGCATACAGTCGTACTTACTTCGCAAGCAATCCTGATAGCTGTGTGGTAGTTCGCTATACAGCCTCACAGAACGGTAAAATCAATACAACCCTTACACTGAAGAATCAGAATGGACGTAACGTAAGTTATACCGTTGATAATAACAATCAGGCAACGATTACCTTCGATGGTCAGGTCGCTCGCCAGGATGATCATGGTGCAACAACACCAGAGAGCTATTATTGTGCAGCGCGCATCGTGACCGATGGCGGTACGATTACTAAGAATGCAAAGGGCATTATTGAGGTAAATGGTGCCAATAGCATGACTGTTTATCTCCGTGGTTTGACCGACTTCGATCCAGACGCACCGACATATGTGTCTGGAGCTAACCGCCTTGCAGGTCGTGCAGCAGCGACAGTGAATGGTGCACAGAACAAGGGTTACGATGCTTTGTTAGCAGCACATAAGACCGATTATAAGTCGCTCTTCGACCGTTGTCAGCTGACCCTCGGTGATGTTAAGAACAATATTCCAACCCCACAGCTCATCAGCAGCTATCGTGACAACCAGCAGGACAACCTCTTCTTAGAGGAACTCTACTTCAATTATGGTCGTTACCTCCTTATCAGTTCAAGCCGTGGTGTATCGCTCCCAGCTAACTTACAGGGTATTTGGAACGACAACAATACACCAGCATGGCACTCTGATATCCATGCGAACATCAACGTACAGATGAACTACTGGCCTGCAGAGCCAACCAACCTCTCTGAACTTCACCGCCCATTCCTCGATTATATCTATCGTGAGGCATGTGTGAAGCCTACATGGCGTCGCTTTGCACAGGACATGGGGCACGTGAATACAGGTTGGACCTTACCAACAGAGAATAATATCTATGGCTCTGGTACTACCTTTGCCAACACCTATACCGTTGCTAATGCGTGGTATTGCCAGCACCTCTGGCAGCACTATACCTACACAATGGATAAGGACTTCCTGCGCACAAAGGCATTCCCTGCGATGAAGTCGGCTGTCGACTATTGGTTTAAGAAACTCGTGAAGGCTGCTGACGGCACCTATGAGTGTCCTAATGAGTGGTCGCCAGAACATGGACCAACGGAGAATGCTACCGCACACAGCCAGCAGTTGGTTTGGGATCTCTTCAATAACACACGCAAGGCGATTAAAGTTCTTGGCGATGATGTAGTGTCAAAGGCGTTCCGTGATTCGCTTGCAACCTACTTTGCTAAGCTTGACGATGGATGTCATACAGAGGTGAATCCAGCTGATGGTAAGACTTATCTCCGTGAGTGGAAGTACTCTTCACAGTTTAATAACCCAAGCAAAATCGGTGTTAATGAGTATAAGGCACACCGTCATATCTCACATTTGATGGGGCTTTATCCTTGTACGCAGATCAGTGAAGATGCCGATAAGACCGTCTTTGAGGCAGCACGTCAGTCGCTGATAGCTCGTGGCGATGGCCACGGAACAGGTTGGTCACTCGGTCATAAGATTAATCTTAACGCCCGTGCCTACGAAGGTCTCCACTGTCATAACCTTATCAAGCGTGCTTTACAGCAGACTTGGGACACCGGAACAAACGAGGCTGCAGGTGGTATCTATGAGAACCTCTGGGATGCCCATGCACCTTATCAGATTGATGGTAACTTCGGTTATACAGCTGGTGTAGCTGAGATGCTCCTACAGAGTCATAATGATAAACTCGTGATTCTCCCTGCCTTGCCAACAACATTCTGGCAGAAGGGTTCAGTAAAGGGCTTGAAGGCTGTGGGCAACTTCACTGTTGACATTGATTGGGCTGCTGCGAAGGCTACGAAGGTACAGATTGTTTCCAACATGGGTACAACCTGTGTTGTGAAATATACTAACGTAGCAAAGGATTATAAGGTGACGACTGCCGACGGAAAGACGGTTAAGGCAAAGCGTATCAGTGATGACGAAATCAGCTTCCCTACAGTGAAGGGCGGTGTGTATGTCATTGTTTCTAATACTGCAGACGCTATCGCAGCCATACAAAAGGCGCAGGACGGTAACATTGCTTCCGTAGACTACTACAGCCTTAACGGTACAAAGACAAGTCAGTCACAGAGCCGTGGCGTGTACATCAAGCAAATGAAGTATAGCAACGGTACAACAAGCACAACGAAAGTAATCAACTAA